The Citrifermentans bemidjiense Bem genome window below encodes:
- a CDS encoding GxxExxY protein, producing the protein MDPNLVTGHIIDAAMKVHTALGPGLLESAYEACLLYELHKRKMAASSQIILPVRYDGLKIDVGYRMDLLVENKVVVELKSVDFLQPIHTAQLLTYLKLSGKDLGCLLTSMSLT; encoded by the coding sequence ATGGATCCAAATCTTGTCACCGGTCATATCATTGATGCCGCCATGAAGGTTCATACTGCCTTGGGTCCTGGACTTCTGGAAAGTGCATACGAGGCGTGTTTACTGTACGAATTGCACAAAAGAAAAATGGCTGCATCTTCACAAATTATTCTGCCAGTACGGTACGACGGTTTGAAAATAGACGTAGGCTACCGGATGGATCTCCTTGTCGAGAACAAAGTGGTGGTCGAACTGAAGTCGGTTGATTTCCTACAACCCATTCATACAGCACAATTGCTGACGTACCTGAAATTGAGTGGGAAGGACCTGGGCTGCTTATTAACTTCAATGTCCCTCACCTGA
- a CDS encoding complex I subunit 4 family protein, translating to MTPDFPILSVLVFLPLAASLLLVALRPAQALARGFALAVALVELALAAFPLLGTSLSATYPSAPKGFFLFEDLPWIERFGIRYTLGMDGISQIMVLLTSFITVVAVLISWKQIKERAPVYYALLLALQCSIQGVFLSLDLFLFYLFFEAMLIPIVFLSGVWGDGRPVYSAIKFFLYTFVGSLLMLVSIITLYLMHGAQTGSYTFALPALVQTSVPYGLALWLFAGFLVAFAVKIPLFPLHSWQPDAYADAPIAGTLILASLLSKTGAYGLIRFAYPLFPEAARAFTPVLYLAAVFVISYGAWIAFAQKDMKRLVAYSSLSHMGFIALGIAAWSPLALSGALLQMVNHAVTTGALFVVVGMLDERAGSRDLPAYGGIWEKVPALSFFFLFFCMASAGLPGLNNFVGEFLVLVGAFKVAPAAALGAFLGIVLTLIYTVRLVQEVLFVRERKPLELKDLTMREAGVLAILALVAVYLGVHPSPVLELFKGPIALLVK from the coding sequence ATGACACCTGACTTCCCGATACTTTCCGTGCTGGTCTTTCTGCCGCTTGCCGCGTCGCTGCTCCTTGTGGCGTTGCGCCCTGCGCAGGCGCTGGCGCGGGGTTTCGCCCTGGCAGTGGCCCTGGTGGAGCTGGCCCTCGCGGCTTTCCCGCTTCTCGGCACCTCGCTGTCCGCTACCTACCCTAGTGCGCCCAAGGGCTTCTTCCTGTTCGAGGACCTCCCCTGGATCGAGCGTTTCGGCATCCGTTACACCCTCGGCATGGATGGCATCAGCCAGATCATGGTGCTCCTGACCTCGTTCATTACCGTCGTCGCCGTCCTCATCTCATGGAAACAGATCAAGGAGCGGGCGCCTGTTTACTATGCCCTGCTGCTCGCCCTGCAGTGCAGCATCCAGGGCGTATTCCTCAGCCTCGACCTGTTTCTTTTCTACCTTTTCTTCGAGGCGATGCTGATCCCCATCGTGTTCCTCTCCGGCGTCTGGGGTGATGGGCGACCGGTTTATTCGGCCATCAAGTTCTTTCTCTATACCTTCGTCGGTTCCCTGCTCATGCTGGTCTCCATCATCACGCTCTACCTGATGCACGGCGCGCAGACAGGGAGCTACACCTTCGCCCTCCCCGCTTTGGTGCAGACCAGCGTCCCCTATGGCCTTGCCCTCTGGCTTTTTGCCGGGTTCCTGGTGGCCTTCGCGGTGAAGATCCCGCTTTTCCCGCTGCACAGCTGGCAGCCCGACGCCTACGCCGATGCCCCCATCGCCGGGACCCTGATCCTCGCCAGCCTGCTTTCCAAGACCGGCGCCTACGGCCTGATCCGTTTCGCCTATCCGCTTTTTCCCGAAGCCGCCCGCGCCTTCACCCCCGTCCTCTACCTGGCCGCCGTCTTCGTGATCAGCTATGGCGCCTGGATTGCCTTCGCCCAAAAGGACATGAAGCGGCTGGTGGCGTACTCCAGCCTCAGCCACATGGGTTTCATCGCCCTGGGGATAGCCGCCTGGAGCCCGCTAGCCCTGTCCGGAGCGCTTTTGCAGATGGTGAACCACGCCGTCACCACCGGGGCCCTCTTCGTTGTGGTGGGAATGCTGGACGAGCGTGCCGGCAGCAGGGATCTCCCCGCCTACGGCGGCATCTGGGAAAAGGTCCCGGCGCTGTCGTTCTTTTTCCTGTTCTTCTGCATGGCCTCCGCCGGGCTGCCAGGGTTGAACAACTTCGTCGGTGAGTTCTTGGTGCTGGTGGGGGCGTTCAAGGTTGCGCCCGCAGCCGCCCTGGGCGCGTTTCTGGGTATCGTGCTGACGCTGATCTACACGGTGAGGCTGGTGCAGGAGGTGTTGTTCGTCAGGGAGAGGAAGCCGCTAGAGTTGAAGGATCTGACCATGAGAGAAGCCGGCGTCCTGGCCATCCTCGCGCTGGTAGCCGTGTACCTGGGCGTTCATCCCAGCCCCGTGCTGGAACTGTTTAAAGGGCCGATCGCGTTGCTGGTCAAGTAA
- the nuoL gene encoding NADH-quinone oxidoreductase subunit L, which produces MQTYLSLMLLFPLFGSVVCALAGRKLPRVLVEVLACATVWGSFACAALAAAAYGAPQTVIIARWFASSDLQIPVSLYLDPLSLSLSLMVGFVCGLIHIYSVFYMRGDEDYARYFALLNLFVFAMLALVLAESLPLLYLGWEGVGFCSYLLIGFWYRDKDNADAGRKAFITTRIGDTALMVALAWLFQLFGTLSITQLNGMGFLMPGSIITALGILFLIAAMGKSAQVPLMVWLPDAMAGPTPVSAMIHAATMVTAGVYLLARMLPLIGSSPTAMAAIAVTGGVTAFYGATCALAQRDLKRVLAFSTISQIGYMMLGVGAGAVTAATFHLLVHAFFKALLFLGAGCVITAMHHEQDIFKMGGLRRTLPVTFWSFLAGAACLAGLPLTGGFFSKDSILLAVWHKGGLLYQSLYLFALLTALITAYYTFRMVYLVFGGSSHAAHETGGLKTMQAVLIPLALLALFGGMLDLPAYLGEGFLGSLFAGVPGGKMVEGPGNEEMALQAIAGALALAGLVAAHVRYGRGREQRIEEAGDESPLFAFLLKGWYFDALYDMLLVRPYQAAARVLWQKVDERMIDDSLDRLAGGVGWTGTWLGRWSTGRVSIYLLSFAAGVAFMIGYLAWIFI; this is translated from the coding sequence ATGCAAACCTACCTATCCCTCATGCTTTTATTCCCGCTCTTCGGCTCTGTCGTCTGCGCCCTGGCGGGACGGAAACTGCCGCGCGTGCTGGTGGAGGTACTCGCCTGCGCGACGGTGTGGGGGAGCTTCGCCTGCGCGGCGCTGGCGGCCGCAGCCTATGGCGCGCCGCAAACGGTCATTATCGCGCGATGGTTCGCTTCATCGGACCTCCAGATCCCGGTCTCGCTCTACCTCGATCCTCTTTCGCTCTCGCTTTCCCTGATGGTCGGCTTTGTCTGCGGCCTGATCCACATCTACTCGGTCTTTTACATGCGAGGCGACGAGGACTACGCGCGCTACTTCGCCTTATTGAACCTCTTCGTCTTCGCCATGCTCGCCCTGGTCCTGGCAGAAAGCCTGCCGCTTCTCTACCTCGGCTGGGAAGGGGTCGGGTTCTGCTCGTACCTCCTCATCGGCTTCTGGTACCGGGACAAGGACAACGCCGACGCCGGCAGGAAGGCGTTCATCACCACCCGGATCGGGGATACGGCGCTCATGGTCGCCCTGGCCTGGCTGTTCCAGCTCTTCGGCACCCTCTCGATCACGCAACTAAACGGCATGGGCTTTCTCATGCCCGGCTCGATCATCACCGCCCTCGGCATCCTCTTCCTGATCGCCGCGATGGGTAAATCGGCCCAGGTCCCGCTCATGGTCTGGCTCCCCGACGCCATGGCCGGCCCCACGCCGGTCTCGGCTATGATCCACGCGGCGACCATGGTGACGGCCGGCGTCTACCTGCTGGCGCGCATGCTGCCGCTGATCGGTTCGTCCCCGACGGCCATGGCCGCCATCGCCGTCACCGGCGGCGTCACCGCTTTTTACGGGGCCACCTGCGCCCTGGCGCAGCGCGACCTGAAGCGCGTGCTGGCCTTTTCCACCATCAGCCAGATCGGCTACATGATGCTCGGGGTCGGCGCGGGCGCCGTCACCGCCGCAACCTTCCACCTGCTCGTGCACGCCTTCTTCAAGGCGCTCCTGTTCCTCGGCGCTGGCTGCGTCATAACCGCCATGCACCACGAGCAGGACATCTTCAAGATGGGGGGCCTGCGGCGCACCCTCCCGGTCACCTTCTGGAGCTTCCTCGCCGGAGCCGCCTGCCTGGCCGGGCTACCCCTGACCGGCGGGTTCTTCAGCAAGGACAGCATCCTCTTGGCCGTCTGGCACAAGGGGGGGCTCTTGTACCAGTCCCTGTACCTGTTCGCGCTCCTCACCGCGCTCATCACCGCCTACTACACCTTCCGCATGGTCTACCTCGTCTTCGGCGGCTCCTCCCATGCCGCTCATGAGACAGGCGGGCTGAAGACCATGCAGGCAGTCTTGATCCCGCTGGCGCTCTTGGCCCTCTTCGGCGGCATGCTTGACCTTCCCGCCTACTTGGGCGAAGGGTTCCTGGGCAGCCTGTTCGCCGGGGTCCCGGGAGGGAAAATGGTCGAGGGTCCGGGCAATGAGGAAATGGCGCTGCAGGCGATAGCAGGTGCGCTGGCCCTGGCTGGGCTTGTGGCCGCGCACGTAAGGTACGGCCGGGGACGGGAGCAACGGATCGAGGAGGCAGGGGACGAGTCCCCGCTCTTCGCGTTCCTTTTGAAGGGATGGTACTTCGACGCCTTGTACGACATGCTCCTGGTCCGCCCTTACCAGGCGGCAGCCAGGGTTCTCTGGCAAAAGGTAGACGAAAGGATGATAGACGACTCGCTGGACCGGCTGGCGGGCGGGGTTGGCTGGACCGGCACCTGGCTTGGGCGCTGGAGCACCGGCCGCGTCTCGATTTATCTGCTTAGTTTCGCCGCCGGGGTCGCTTTCATGATCGGCTACCTCGCCTGGATTTTCATCTAA
- the nuoK gene encoding NADH-quinone oxidoreductase subunit NuoK codes for MTIPLYEVLILASILFAMGLACVVAWRANVIMMLIGIEIMLNAVMLTFVGGSAHWGIAEGQVFSLMIMALTSAEVSLALAMVAYLHRRKQSVDTDDFSSMKG; via the coding sequence ATGACAATACCGCTGTACGAAGTGTTGATCCTCGCCTCGATCCTGTTCGCCATGGGGCTTGCCTGCGTCGTGGCTTGGCGCGCCAACGTGATTATGATGCTCATCGGCATCGAGATCATGCTGAACGCCGTGATGCTCACCTTCGTCGGAGGATCCGCCCACTGGGGGATCGCGGAGGGGCAGGTCTTCTCGCTGATGATCATGGCGCTCACTTCGGCGGAGGTGTCGCTGGCGCTGGCCATGGTGGCCTACCTGCACCGGCGCAAGCAGTCGGTGGATACCGACGACTTCAGCTCGATGAAAGGGTAG
- a CDS encoding NADH-quinone oxidoreductase subunit J family protein: MERTIFYILAAVTVIGTLCAITARQAVRAIVYLVTSFFALALIFYLLGAPFVAALEVIIYAGAIMVLFLFVIMMVEVASPEKLAKPAFSDWWPALVLVLVVVASLTVLVTGQAPPVPGAGAQTVRQFSQVLFTRYGVAIELVSMQLLFALVGALYLGRRR, from the coding sequence ATGGAACGGACCATCTTCTACATACTTGCAGCCGTCACCGTGATAGGGACGCTCTGCGCCATCACGGCGCGGCAGGCGGTACGCGCCATCGTCTACCTGGTGACTTCGTTCTTCGCCCTGGCGCTCATCTTCTACCTTCTGGGCGCCCCCTTCGTCGCCGCACTGGAGGTCATCATCTATGCTGGCGCCATCATGGTGCTTTTCCTGTTCGTCATCATGATGGTCGAAGTAGCCTCCCCCGAGAAGCTCGCGAAGCCGGCGTTTTCCGACTGGTGGCCGGCGCTGGTCCTGGTCTTGGTCGTGGTCGCGTCGCTGACGGTGCTCGTCACCGGGCAGGCGCCGCCGGTACCGGGGGCCGGGGCGCAGACGGTACGCCAATTTTCCCAGGTACTCTTCACCCGGTACGGCGTCGCCATCGAGCTGGTTTCCATGCAGCTCCTCTTCGCGCTGGTCGGCGCCCTTTACCTCGGGAGGCGCAGATGA
- the nuoI gene encoding NADH-quinone oxidoreductase subunit NuoI, producing the protein MPILTDIKEILTGLSITFSHIWRKPVTVQFPEEQRPMPPRFRGSIVLTRDPDGAERCVACYLCSGACPVDCISMAAAEGENGRRYAAWFRINFSRCILCGMCAEACPTLAIQMSPEMFRCKRQVMDMVYEKEDLLIDGTGKDPEYNYYRHAGIGVVQPRGSSPSEQEPADPRSLLP; encoded by the coding sequence ATGCCCATTCTGACCGACATAAAAGAGATCTTGACCGGCCTTTCCATCACCTTCAGCCATATCTGGCGGAAGCCCGTAACCGTGCAGTTCCCCGAGGAGCAAAGGCCGATGCCCCCCCGTTTCCGCGGCAGCATCGTGCTCACCCGGGACCCCGACGGCGCCGAGCGCTGCGTCGCCTGCTACCTCTGCTCCGGCGCCTGCCCCGTGGACTGCATCTCCATGGCCGCTGCCGAAGGGGAGAACGGCCGCCGCTACGCCGCCTGGTTCCGCATCAACTTCTCCCGCTGCATCCTGTGCGGCATGTGCGCCGAGGCGTGCCCGACCCTTGCCATCCAGATGTCGCCCGAGATGTTCCGCTGCAAGCGGCAGGTCATGGACATGGTGTACGAGAAGGAGGACCTCCTCATCGACGGCACCGGGAAGGATCCCGAATACAACTATTACCGGCATGCGGGAATCGGCGTGGTGCAGCCGCGGGGGAGCTCCCCCAGCGAGCAGGAACCTGCCGACCCGCGCAGCCTGCTGCCGTAA
- a CDS encoding ankyrin repeat domain-containing protein, translating into MTTTVEVELGAGFRAQVDAVDRNGHTALMDAAKAGNVTKVNDLLERGANLSTRSGKGKTALHFAAAHGSAEVVRLLLSKGAEVDARDRDGHTPLMLAANYGCTVTTQLLVTSGADPLAMSYSGSTALVYAENNCHKQTLDVLLKSLRPN; encoded by the coding sequence ATGACAACAACCGTGGAAGTCGAGTTGGGGGCAGGGTTCAGGGCACAGGTTGACGCCGTGGACAGAAACGGCCACACCGCGCTTATGGATGCCGCAAAAGCCGGTAACGTCACGAAAGTCAACGACCTGCTGGAACGAGGAGCGAATCTGTCCACGAGAAGCGGCAAAGGAAAGACGGCGCTGCATTTCGCCGCGGCACACGGCAGCGCCGAGGTAGTCAGATTGTTGTTGAGCAAAGGCGCGGAAGTCGACGCGCGGGACCGGGACGGCCACACGCCGCTGATGCTGGCCGCCAACTACGGCTGCACCGTGACCACCCAGCTCCTTGTGACTAGCGGCGCGGACCCGCTGGCCATGTCCTACAGCGGGAGCACGGCCCTCGTTTATGCCGAGAACAACTGCCACAAGCAAACCCTAGACGTACTGCTGAAATCGCTACGGCCCAACTAA
- the nuoH gene encoding NADH-quinone oxidoreductase subunit NuoH — protein MTTWDALDIALMLGKIVVLFAIILTLAAYMVLAERRILGWIQDRIGPNRVGPFGLLQPLADVIKMLTKEDMIPKAADRFLFSVAPAMAAIPAILTFAIIPLGAPTVLFGHEVNLQIADLDVGVLVFLALSSIAVYGVALGGWASNSKYALLGSIRGLSQLISYELSMGLSLVPVVMLAKSLRLSDIVNAQAQMPFIVYQPLAFAIFLVSILAECRRIPFDLPEAEGELVAGFHTEYSGMRFGLFFVGEYINIISLSALASLFFLGGWRGPLLPPILWFFIKVGLFAFVFIWVRGTLPRLRYDQLMHLGWKFLTPLALLNILATGWWLALR, from the coding sequence ATGACGACCTGGGACGCCTTAGACATAGCGCTTATGCTGGGGAAGATCGTCGTGCTCTTCGCCATCATCCTCACGCTCGCCGCCTACATGGTGCTGGCCGAGAGGCGCATCCTCGGCTGGATCCAGGATCGCATCGGCCCGAACCGCGTCGGCCCCTTCGGCCTGCTCCAGCCGCTGGCCGACGTCATCAAGATGCTCACCAAGGAAGACATGATCCCCAAGGCGGCGGACCGCTTCCTCTTTTCCGTGGCACCGGCGATGGCTGCTATTCCCGCCATTCTGACCTTCGCCATCATCCCGCTGGGGGCGCCGACCGTTCTTTTCGGACACGAAGTCAACCTCCAGATCGCCGACCTGGACGTAGGCGTGCTGGTCTTTCTCGCCCTTTCATCCATCGCCGTCTACGGCGTCGCGCTGGGCGGGTGGGCGTCCAACTCGAAGTACGCGCTCCTGGGGAGCATCCGGGGGCTCTCCCAGCTGATCTCCTACGAGCTCTCCATGGGGCTTTCGCTGGTTCCCGTGGTGATGCTGGCCAAGTCGCTCAGGCTCTCGGACATCGTCAACGCCCAGGCGCAGATGCCTTTCATCGTGTACCAGCCTCTCGCCTTCGCGATCTTCCTGGTCAGCATCCTGGCCGAGTGCCGCAGGATCCCGTTCGACCTCCCCGAGGCGGAAGGGGAACTGGTAGCCGGGTTCCATACCGAGTACTCAGGGATGCGCTTCGGCCTTTTCTTCGTGGGCGAATACATCAACATCATCTCGCTCAGCGCGCTCGCTTCCCTCTTTTTCCTGGGGGGGTGGCGCGGACCGCTTTTGCCGCCGATCCTGTGGTTCTTCATCAAGGTCGGACTTTTCGCTTTCGTCTTCATCTGGGTCAGGGGAACCCTTCCTCGTCTTCGCTACGACCAGCTCATGCACCTGGGCTGGAAGTTCCTGACACCGCTTGCTCTTCTCAACATTCTGGCCACCGGGTGGTGGCTGGCTTTACGATAG
- a CDS encoding 2Fe-2S iron-sulfur cluster-binding protein: protein MPKLIIDDIPVEVPPGTSVLEAARSVGITIPHFCYHPALAIAAACRLCAVKLLDGPVKGIQMSCSLPAQDGMVVSTTDPEALKMRSLVIEWLMLNHPHDCPVCDEGGECLLQDFTIAGGHSRRRYVGKKRTFQNQYLGEGIHHEMNRCIECYRCVRFYQEYAGGTDFGVTGSAGRVYFGRFAEGALESPFSGNLVDICPTGVFTDKTGRFRARYWDYEFAPAVCQHCSVGCNTSPQNFQRELIKIVARRNDQVNGWFICDRGRFDKEYLNGPQRPRYPEIGGAPGEYRLALEAAANRISEFCLQNGPAGLAFVGSGRLSLEGCLVLAELARVVGAPVSYFAEAAPAQGSLAAVRLLNEQNAARIHDIEKAECIALFELDLMEEGAMLSLAVRKASLAGAQVFRVGGAREGEKRQLPFRYQEVATLDEVPFEGGSKGVVICGAGGKSPELLSYLASSGARLVMLQPGPNAFGAALVSLERKGATLSDLVESGQIKAVVCFEADLPPWLLERVEVLACADWKRGGLTEKASVLLPTTTWVESNGTSINYEGRAQRFLRSRPAGLPLKGLDPKYYSSETEAVALHPPHVHRNYIPGGAEREAWRVMADLMLELGGEPVNEPLTGTWGKLRDLDPEGEGVRIYDLVSAQELS from the coding sequence ATGCCGAAGCTGATCATAGATGACATACCGGTGGAGGTCCCGCCGGGAACCAGCGTGCTGGAAGCCGCCCGCAGCGTCGGGATCACCATCCCGCACTTCTGCTACCACCCGGCGCTCGCCATCGCCGCCGCCTGCCGCCTCTGCGCCGTGAAGCTTCTGGACGGGCCGGTGAAGGGTATCCAGATGTCTTGCTCGCTCCCAGCGCAAGACGGGATGGTGGTCTCCACCACCGATCCCGAAGCGCTCAAGATGCGCTCGCTGGTCATCGAATGGCTCATGCTGAACCACCCTCACGACTGCCCGGTCTGCGACGAGGGGGGGGAGTGCCTCTTGCAGGACTTCACCATCGCCGGCGGTCACAGCCGCCGCAGGTATGTGGGCAAGAAGCGGACCTTCCAGAACCAGTACCTCGGTGAGGGGATCCACCACGAGATGAACCGCTGCATCGAATGCTACCGCTGCGTCAGGTTCTACCAGGAGTACGCCGGCGGCACCGATTTCGGCGTCACCGGGAGCGCGGGGCGGGTCTATTTCGGCAGGTTCGCCGAAGGAGCGCTGGAGTCCCCCTTCTCCGGGAACCTGGTGGATATCTGCCCGACCGGGGTCTTCACCGACAAGACGGGACGCTTCCGGGCGCGCTACTGGGACTACGAGTTCGCCCCCGCCGTCTGCCAGCACTGCTCGGTCGGCTGCAACACCTCGCCCCAGAACTTCCAGCGGGAGCTGATCAAGATCGTGGCGCGCAGAAACGACCAGGTGAACGGCTGGTTCATCTGCGACCGGGGGCGCTTCGACAAGGAGTACCTGAACGGCCCGCAACGGCCGCGCTACCCCGAGATCGGCGGCGCCCCGGGGGAATACCGCTTGGCCCTGGAGGCGGCGGCGAACCGCATCTCCGAGTTCTGCCTGCAAAACGGCCCGGCAGGCCTCGCCTTCGTAGGCTCCGGACGGCTCTCGCTGGAGGGGTGCCTGGTGCTCGCCGAACTGGCGCGGGTCGTGGGGGCGCCTGTTTCATATTTTGCCGAAGCGGCACCGGCGCAGGGAAGCCTCGCCGCGGTCCGGCTCCTGAACGAGCAGAACGCTGCCCGCATCCACGACATCGAGAAGGCGGAGTGCATCGCGCTCTTCGAGCTGGACCTTATGGAAGAGGGGGCCATGCTCTCGCTCGCGGTCCGGAAAGCGTCGCTAGCCGGGGCGCAGGTATTCCGCGTGGGAGGGGCAAGGGAGGGGGAAAAGCGCCAGCTCCCTTTCCGCTACCAGGAGGTTGCGACGCTCGACGAGGTTCCTTTCGAGGGAGGGTCCAAGGGAGTGGTCATCTGCGGCGCCGGTGGGAAGTCCCCCGAACTTCTCTCCTATCTCGCCTCAAGCGGCGCCAGGCTCGTGATGCTGCAACCTGGCCCCAACGCTTTCGGCGCCGCCCTGGTCAGCCTGGAAAGAAAGGGCGCCACCCTCTCCGACCTGGTCGAGTCGGGCCAGATCAAGGCGGTGGTCTGTTTCGAGGCGGACCTCCCCCCCTGGCTGCTGGAGCGGGTGGAGGTGCTGGCCTGCGCCGACTGGAAACGCGGCGGCTTAACCGAGAAGGCTTCCGTGCTCCTCCCCACCACCACCTGGGTCGAGTCGAACGGGACCAGCATCAACTACGAGGGGAGAGCGCAGCGCTTCCTGCGCAGCCGGCCGGCGGGGCTTCCGCTCAAGGGGCTGGACCCAAAGTACTACTCAAGCGAGACCGAGGCGGTCGCCCTGCACCCGCCCCACGTGCACCGGAACTACATCCCCGGAGGAGCTGAACGGGAGGCCTGGCGGGTCATGGCCGACCTGATGCTGGAACTGGGGGGCGAACCCGTCAACGAGCCGCTCACGGGTACATGGGGCAAACTGAGAGACCTTGATCCCGAGGGGGAAGGGGTGCGTATTTACGATCTCGTCTCCGCACAGGAATTATCATGA
- the nuoF gene encoding NADH-quinone oxidoreductase subunit NuoF has protein sequence MDLPLFRHNRRDRSVAFKEYRSEGGFEALKRAITGMTPAEVQQTVIDSGLRGRGGAGFPTGKKWSFVPRDLPGPRWIICNCDEMEPGTYKDRVLLEHNPYSLIEGMTLACYALGVRHGFIFIRKGYEQAAENLARAIDEAKKEGFLGERILGSEHSIDIDLHLSAGRYICGEETALINALEGKRPNPRQKPPFPAVKGLWAGPTVVNNVETLANIPGILARGAAWFKGLAMNPEGAGSKLFCVSGSVKDRACVELPIGIPLGDIIDGPCGGMRLGKRFKACIPGGASTQFLTAEHLKVPMDYDPVAKVGSRLGSGGIIVFDQDHCLVEATLNLITFFARESCGWCTPCREGLPYVREILTRIETGYGKEDDIAILREHIKYLNYSFCALAPGAMAPLDGLLRHFEDEVREHIVKKKCPLKK, from the coding sequence ATGGATCTCCCTCTCTTTCGACATAACCGCCGGGACCGCTCGGTCGCCTTCAAGGAGTACCGCTCCGAAGGGGGCTTCGAGGCGCTCAAGAGGGCGATCACGGGGATGACGCCGGCCGAGGTGCAGCAGACCGTCATCGACTCCGGCCTGCGCGGGCGGGGTGGCGCCGGCTTTCCGACCGGGAAGAAGTGGTCCTTCGTGCCGCGGGACCTCCCCGGGCCGCGCTGGATCATCTGCAACTGCGACGAGATGGAACCGGGGACCTACAAGGACCGGGTGCTCCTGGAGCATAACCCCTACAGCCTGATCGAGGGGATGACGCTCGCCTGTTACGCGCTAGGAGTGAGGCACGGCTTCATCTTCATCCGCAAGGGGTACGAGCAGGCCGCCGAGAATCTGGCCCGCGCCATCGACGAGGCAAAAAAGGAAGGGTTTCTGGGGGAGCGCATCCTCGGGAGCGAGCACTCCATCGACATCGACCTGCATCTTTCCGCCGGCCGCTACATCTGCGGCGAGGAGACGGCGCTCATCAACGCCCTGGAGGGGAAGCGCCCGAACCCGCGGCAAAAGCCCCCCTTCCCGGCGGTGAAGGGGCTTTGGGCCGGGCCTACGGTGGTGAACAACGTCGAGACCCTGGCCAACATACCGGGGATCCTCGCTCGCGGCGCCGCCTGGTTCAAGGGGCTGGCGATGAACCCAGAGGGGGCGGGCAGCAAGCTCTTCTGCGTGAGCGGATCGGTGAAGGACCGCGCCTGCGTCGAGCTTCCCATCGGCATACCGCTAGGCGACATCATCGACGGCCCCTGCGGCGGCATGCGCCTGGGAAAGAGGTTCAAGGCCTGCATCCCGGGGGGCGCCTCGACGCAGTTTCTCACCGCGGAGCACCTGAAGGTCCCCATGGATTACGACCCCGTCGCCAAGGTCGGCTCCCGGCTCGGCTCCGGCGGCATCATCGTCTTCGACCAGGACCACTGTCTGGTGGAGGCGACCCTGAACCTGATCACCTTTTTCGCCCGCGAATCGTGCGGCTGGTGTACCCCGTGCCGCGAGGGGCTGCCCTACGTGAGGGAGATTCTGACCAGGATCGAGACCGGGTACGGCAAGGAAGACGACATCGCCATCCTGCGCGAGCACATAAAGTACCTGAATTACTCGTTCTGCGCCCTGGCCCCCGGCGCCATGGCGCCGCTGGACGGGCTTTTGCGGCACTTCGAGGACGAGGTGCGGGAGCATATCGTGAAGAAGAAATGTCCCTTGAAGAAATAG
- the nuoE gene encoding NADH-quinone oxidoreductase subunit NuoE, which produces MISEALKKSLTERVAGAITPREAAVDVMKELQAHYGWLTDEAVAEAASLLGLSPLQVEELATFYEMIYRRPVGKKVIHVCDSISCWCADCDGIIEHLKKRLGVELGGTTADGMYTLLPCACMGRCGDSPAMSVGGTPYGHLTPHLVDEILEKERRA; this is translated from the coding sequence ATGATATCGGAAGCACTGAAAAAATCGCTGACCGAACGGGTGGCAGGCGCCATCACCCCGCGCGAGGCTGCGGTCGACGTGATGAAGGAACTGCAGGCGCACTACGGCTGGCTCACCGACGAGGCCGTCGCCGAGGCTGCCTCTCTCCTGGGGCTGTCGCCGCTGCAGGTGGAGGAACTGGCCACCTTTTACGAGATGATCTACCGCCGGCCGGTGGGTAAGAAGGTGATCCACGTCTGCGACTCCATCTCCTGCTGGTGCGCGGACTGCGACGGCATCATCGAGCACCTGAAAAAGCGGCTGGGGGTGGAGCTTGGGGGGACTACGGCGGACGGGATGTACACCCTTCTTCCCTGCGCCTGCATGGGAAGGTGCGGCGACAGCCCCGCGATGTCGGTGGGAGGGACCCCCTACGGGCACCTGACGCCGCATCTCGTGGACGAGATCCTGGAAAAGGAACGGCGGGCGTAA